The segment CGGGCCGTCTCCGACAGGAAGAGTTCGTTGCACACGACGAGCGGACACGCCCTGAGGGCCTCCGCCACCCGGTCGCTGTCGGGGTCGGTGGCACAGACGTCCTCGCCGATGATCCACAGCGCCCGCAGTTCCCCGGCCCGCGCGGCGGCGAACATGTCCGGGATCCTCAGGCCCGGGCGGTCCGGGACCCGGCCACCCCACACCGCTTCCGCCCGGGACCTCGCGCCAGGGTCGGTGACCTTCCCGTAGCCGGGCAGCAGGTCGGGCAGGGCGCCCATGTCCGAGGCCCCCTGGACGTTGTTCTGGCCACGCAGCGGATTGATGCCGTACCCGCGGTCGGTGCCGACGGCGCCGCGCAGGATCGCCAGGTTGGCCAAGGAACGCACACCGTCCGTGCCGTGCAGATGCTCGGTGACGCCGAGCCCGTACACGATGGCCGGCCGCTCCGCCCTGCCGTACAGTCGCGCGGCGGCGACCAGGTCCTCGGCAGGTACTCCGGTGATCGCCGAGACCCGGTCGGGCGGGTAGTCCTCCAGCAGCGCGGTGAGTTCCGGCAGACCGGTGGCCCGCTCGCGCAGGAAGTCCTCGTCGGCCAGTCCTTCGGCGAGCAGAATGTGGGCGAGCCCGTGGAAGAGCGCGACGTTCGTGCCGGGCCGCGGTCTCAGATGTGCGTCGGCGTGGAGGGCGAGTCCCACCGCGCGGGGGTCGGCGACGATCAGTCCGGCTCCGCCGTGCAGTACACGCCGCAGGAGGCGAGCGCCGACCACCGGATGGGCTTCGACGGGATTGGCGCCGACCACGAGCAGGCAGTCGGACTGCTCCACGTCGTCGAAGCTGTCGGTACCCCCGGAGAGCCCGAGGGAGGCGGTGAGTCCGGCGGCGGAGGGGGAGTGGCACAGCCGCGAGCAGTTGTCGATGTTGTTGGTTCCGACGACGGTCCGCATGAACTTCTGGACGAGGTAGTTCTCCTCGTTGGTGGCGCGGGCCGAGGAGATGGCTGCCACGCAGTCGGCGCCGCCGCCCGTGACGGCCGCACGCAACCCGCGTGCGACCTGGCCGATCGCCTCCTCCCAGGGCACCGGTTCGAGGCGGCCGTCACGCCGCAGCAGAGGCTGGGCAAGCCGTTCGGGGGAGGTGAGATAGCCGTGTGCGAAACGCCCTTTCACACAGGCGTGTCCCTGGTTGACGGGGCCGTCCCGGGCAGGGAGGACGGCCGTGACCTCGCCGTCGGAGGTCACGACGTCCAGGGCGCAGCCGACGCCGCAGTATCCGCACGTCGTGCGCGTCGCGGCTCGCCGGTGGCCGGAGGTGAGCCCGCGCCCCCGCCCGGCTTCGGTGAGCGCGCCGGTGGGGCAGGTGTCCACGCAACCGCCGCAGGACACGCAGTCCGACTGCGCCCAGGGCCCGCCGTTTCCGGGAGCGACCACGGTGTCGGCGCCCCGGCCGGTCAAGGTCAGGGCGAAGGTGCCCTGCACCTCCGCGCACATGCGCACGCACCGCCCGCAGGCGATGCACAGGTCCCGGTCCAGATGCACGTAGGGGTGGGAGTGGTCGACGCCGCGGCCTCCGCCGGCCTGTGCCGCGTCGGGGCCGATGCCCAGTGACCGGCAGAGCTCGGCCAGTTCGCCGGGGTTTTCGGCGGTGAGGGCGCGGGGCGGCAGGGCGCCGGCGATGAGCTCCACCGTGTCCCGGCGCAGATGCCACAGGTAGTCGGCGGCCGCCTCGATGCGCATCCCCGAGACGGCCGGGGTCACGCAGGCCGCCACGACGGCGCCGTCGGCCCGCACCAGACAGGTCCGGCAGGATCCGGCCGGGCTCAGCCGGTCGTCGGAGCAGAGCGCGGGAAGCTCGACCCCGGCGACCCGTACCGCCGTGAGCAGGGGGACCCCCTCGGGAACGGCGACGCTCCTGCCGTCGACCTCGACTTCGATGTCGCCGCCGGTCATGACGCCCAGCCCGCCAGCCGCTCTCCGTAAGCGCGGGCGAGACTGCGCACGGCGGCCGGGATGCGCCGCCCGAACGCGCACAGGCTGGCCTCGGCCAGAATCCGTCCGAGGCGCTCCCATTCAGCGCCGGCCGGCTCATCCGCGGACGCCAGTTGCAGGCCGCGACGTGAGCCCACGCGGCAAGGGGAACAGGCCCCGCAGCTCTCCGCCGCCGCGAACTGCCAGATGTGCCGCAGCGCGTCGTGCGGGGCGATCCGCTGATCGAAGGCGACCAGCCCGGCATGGCCGAGTGCGGCGCCCCGGGCCGCGAGTCCGCCACTCGTCAGCGGTACGTCGAGCGCCTCAGCCGTGAGGAAGCCGCCCAGCGGACCGCCGACTTGCAGTGCGACGAGCTCGCTTCCGTCCCTCAGCCCGCCTCCCAGGTCCATGACGATCCGGCGCAGCGGGGTGCCCAGCTCGACCTCGTACGCCCCCGGCCGGGCGAACCGCTCCGACAGGCAGACCAGTTTCGTCCCGGTCTCTTCCCTGACCCCGCGCCGGGCGTAGGTCTCGCCGCCACGGGAGACGATCCAGGGGAGGGAGGCGAGGGTTTCCACATTGTTGACCACGGTCGGCGCGCCCCACAGACCGTGCCGGGTGGGGTAGGGCGGACGTGGCCTGGCGCAGCCCCGGCCTCCTTCCAGGCTCGCGATCAGGGCGGTCTCCTCGCCGGCGACGTAGGATCCGGCACCTTGCACCACCTCGACGTCCAGGGCGGTGTCCGTGCCGTGCACGGACCGGCCGAAGTGCCCGTCGGTGTAGGCCTGCACCACCGCCTGCCTCATCCGCGCCAGCGCCAGCGGATACTCAGAACGGACCAGGACCACACCCTGCCCGGCACGGCACGCGAAGCACGCCAGGGCCAGACCCTCCAGCACCCGCTCCGGCTCCGCCTCCATCAGAAGCCGGTCGGCGTAGGAGCCGGGATCTCCCTCGTCGCCGTTGGCGACGACGACGGTGCCGTGGGCCCGTCCGGCCGCCTCCCACTTCGCGGCCACCCGGAATCCGGCGCCACCACGTCCTCGCAGCCCCGATGCGGCCACCTCCTGGTGGACCTCGTCCGCCGTGCCCGCCGTGACCACCCGAGGCCAGACCTGCCACGGGGGTTCGCCGGCGACCGTGCCGCCCAGCAGTACGGGGTCACCGGTGGCGTCGGCTGCCGGGATCACCGGTGCCCGGGGGAGTGCGCGTCCCGCCAACTGCCCGGCCAGCTCCGGGCCCGCGCGCGGTGCGTCACCGTCGAGTGCGGCAGGAGCCGCGTAGCAGTATCCGAGGCAGCGGACGGCCTGAAGGGAGATCCCGCCGTCCGGCGAGGCCTCGCCCACGGTCACGCCCAGCTCGTGCTCCACCTCGGTGGGGTGTGCTCCGGCCCGGGCTGCGAAGCACGCCGTGGCCGTGCAGACGCGGACATGACGGCGCCCGTGCGGGGCGGCGAAGTCCGCGTAGTATCCGGCCGGTCCGAGCGCGGCGGCAGCGGGCAGGCCCGTGTCGGCGGCGACGGCCGGAGCCCACGTCTCGGGGTCGTCCGCCGTGAGCGTCCTCGCGCGCGCCAGTGACTCCATCAGTCGGCGCCCCGGTCGGCCGCGCCGGTCGGCCAGGGCCTGAAACGCGTCATAGCGCTCCGCGGGGCCCTCGGTAACCACTCCTTCATCGTGTTGCCGACGGCCGGGGACCGCAATCCGGGCAGTGACGCATCCCGGCGTGCTCCGCTGTGGCTCCTACCGCATTTGACGGTGTGGCCTGCCCCGGGCCGGGCCGACACAGAGGGTCGGTCCGGCCCGGGGCGCTCGTGCGCGCGTGGAGCGCGACCGTCTAGGCGGTCACTCGCCGCCCTTGTTCACCAGCTCGATCAGGGCGTCGGCCGCGGGGGCGGAGGAGGCCGGGTTCTGCCCGGTGATCAGCAGACCGTCCCGCAGGACGTAGGGCTGCCAGTCGCCGGTCTTGGAGTAGAGACCGCCCAGCTTGGTGAGCTCGTCCTCGACGAGGAAGGGGACGATGTCGGTGAGCTGGACGCCGGCCTCCTCGGAGTTGGTGAATCCGGTGACCTTCTTGCCCGAGACCAGCGGGGTCCCGTCCTCGTTGACGGTGTGCCGCAGGACGCCGGGGGCGTGACACACCAGGGCCACCGGCTTGCCGGAGCGCAGGGTGGTCTCGATCAGCCGCGCGGAGACGGTGTCCTCGGCCAGGTCCCACAGCGGACCGTGCCCGCCGGGGTAGAAGACCGTGTCGAAGTCTCGGGCCTCCACCGAGTCCAGGCGGACGGTGTCGGCGAGGGCCCGGGTCGCCTCCGCGTCGGCCTCGAAGCGCCGGGTGTCGTCGGTCTGGGAGTCGGGTTCGTTGCTCTTCGGGTCCAGCGGCGGCTGTCCGCCCTTCGGTGAGGCGAGGGTGATCTCCCAGCCGGCCTCCTTGAAGCGGTAGTACGGAGCCGCCAGCTCCTCCAGCCAGAACCCGGTCTTGCGGCCGGTGTCCCCGAGCTCGTCGTGCGAGGTGAGAACGATCAGAACCTTCATGACACACTCCTCGTGTGATTAGACCAGTCTACTATTAGAGGGTGAAACCACCCTGTGCCCGGACGGAGCGCGGGGTGCGGACCGTCCAGTGCCTTCTACAGGTGCAGAAACGTGCGGGTCGCCGCGGTGACGGTGTCGAGTGGCGCCGGGCTGCGATGGATCTTGGCCATGACGCTGGCGCCGAGCCACATGTCGTACAGGGCCTGGGCGACGTCGCGGGCCTCACCGTCGACCGAGAGGGAGCCGTCCTCCAGGCCGCTGGTGATCGTCCGCTCGATGCGGTCGACTATGGCGCTCGTGCCGTCCTTCAGGACCAGACGCATCGGCTCCGACAGGTCGGCCACCTCGGCGCCGAGTTTCACGGCCAGGCACCTGCCCTGGCACTCCTCGACGCTCTGCGTCTCCCGCCACTGCTGCCAGTAGGCCATCAGCCGCTCGGCCGACGACTCGCCGGACGGGGCGAGTACGGCGTCCATGTCCGTCAGGTAGTCCGCGAAGTAGCTCTTCAGCATCGCTTCGCCGAAGGCGTCCTTCGAGGCGAAGTAGTGGTAGAACGACCCCTTCGGGACGCCGGCCTCCGCGAGCACCTCGTTGATGCCGACAGCCGAGTAGCCCTTGCGGGCCATGATCCGCTGCGCGGTGTCGAGGATGACCCGACGGGTGTCCGTGGTGCGCGTGGCGACTGGCATGCGAAAACCGTAACACCTGAGTAGACCAGTCGTCTAGAAACCCGCGGCCCACACGGCCGGACGTGACCGATGCCCGTCAGGCCGCCGGGGCGGGAGTCATGACCGCCTCGGCGGCCAGTCGAAGCCGCCTGATCATCGGATTCGGGTCGCCCTCGCGGCTGACCAGGACGACCTGGCTCGGGGGAGCACCCTCCATGGGGACGGTGACGAGATCCGGTCGCAGCGAGCTGCGCCGGTCGCCCACCGGCAGCACGGCGATCGCCTGCCCGCTCGCGACGAGTTCGAGCTTGTCCTCATAGCTCTCGATCGGCGGCACATCGGCCCCGAGGACCCGGTACGACGCCCAGTCCGGGGTCTCGAACGCGCACGGCGCAGCCTCTTCGCCGGCCAGCTCTTCCGCGGTCACCGACGCCCGGCCGGCCAGCGGATGCCCACGCGGGACCACGAGCATCCGGGCCTCCTCGTACAGCGGGGTGGCGGACACGTCCTCTGCGGCGAACGGCAGCGGAGCTCGCGCGATCAGGGCGTCGACCCGCCTGTCGGACAGCGCCCCGACATCGTGGCAGCCCAGGTGGCGTGTGGTGATCAGGGCGTCCGGGTGACGGCGGCGCAGTTCCCGTACGGCGGCGGTGATCACGAGGTCCTCGACGTAGCCGATGGTGATCCGTTCGGTCAGGGCCGGTTCACGCACGGCCGACTCGGCCTCGCGGGCAGCCCCCAGCAGGGCATGGGCGCGGGGGAGGAACGTCTGCCCGGCCGGGGTGAGCCGGGCGCCCTGGGGGGTGCGGTCCAGCAGCCGGGTGCCGAGGTATCTCTCGAGCCGCTGGATCTGGCGGCTCAACGCCGGCTGGGCCACGTGCAGTTCGGCGGCGGCCCGGCCGAAGTGCCGCTGCGCCGCCACCACGGTGAAGTAGCGCACCAGCCGCAGTTCCAGATCCTGTCCGAGGTCGTTCATCCGTGCAGCGTACGCGTCATGCCGTTTCGGAATGGGCGGGTTGCCGAACCGGTCTTGGACGGCCCGGCCGCCCTGCGCCTTGACTGAGGGAGCAACGGTTCCCGGAGAAAGAGAATGGTGTCAGGCGTGATGAAGGCGATCCAGATCCATGAAGCGGGCGGGCCGGAAATGCTGCGCTACGAGGAGGTGCCGGTTCCCGGGATCGGCCCGGGCGAGGTGCTCGTGCGGGTCCACGCGGTGGGCGTCAACCCGCCCGACTGGTACCTGCGTGAGGGCCTGAAGGTCATGCCGGCCGAGCTGAGGCCGGCGCTCCAGTTCCCCCTGATTCCCGGAACGGACCTGTCGGGTGTGGTCGAGGCGATCGCCCCGGACGTGCGGGGGTTCGCCGTCGGCGACGAGGTCTTCGGCATGCTGCGGTTCCCCGGGTTCGACGGCCGGACCTACGCCGAGTACGTGGCCGCGCCCGCCGCGGACCTGGCCCACAAGCCGACCGGTCTCACCCACGTGGAGGCGGCCGGCGCCCCCATGGCCCTGCTGACCGCCTGGCAGTACCTGGTCGACCTCGGCCACGAGGTGCCGTCCCCTTTCACCGGCCGCGTGCACCGGCCCGTGCCGATCACACCGGACACGACCGTGCTGGTCAACGGGGCCGCCGGTGGGGTCGGCCACTTCGCGGTGCAGCTGGCGAAGTGGAAGGGGGCGCACGTGATCGCCGTGGCCTCGGGCCGGCACGAGCAGTTCCTGCGCAAGCTCGGCGCCGACGAGTTCGTCGACTACACCACGACCCGGGCCGCGGACGTGGTGAGCGGTGTCGACCTGGTGATCGACGCCGTCGGCGGCCCGGACAGCGCACGCTTCCTGACCGTGCTCGAGCGCGGAGGCACCATGCTCCCGGTCTTCTTCGCCGAGTACGACCCCCACGAGACGGCGCGTCTGGGCATCACCGTCTCGAACATCCAGGTCCGTTCCGACGGCGCCCAGCTCGCCGGGATCGGGCGCCTCTTCGACGAGGGGACGCTCCAGGTCGGGGTGGACAGCACGTACGCGCTGGCCGAGGCGGGCGCCGCGCACGCGCGGGCCGCGCGGGGCCACATCCAGGGCAAGATCGTGCTGACGGCGGTCTCGTGACCGCGGGCCGCAGACAGTGGCATACGGCGGCGAGCCCCGCCGGTGGAGCGGTCACTGAAATCTCGTGCATGGTGTCGGGGATCCCGGGTAGGGGGATTCGAGCCCGCATCGTTTCGGCCGACCTGACCGGCAGCGAGAGCGTCGCCCACCGTCGGACACGGCCCCTGCGCGGGAGAAAGGCCACGATGCCCGGCCCCGTGCGTGGGTGCCGCCGTATGTCCTGACCTGCGGGCACAGGTGAGGAACAGGCGAAAAGAAAGTCCACCGGTTCGTGGTCGGACCGTGTCACCTGTGCCGTAGGCTTCCTCGGTCAGCCCAGGGGGCGCGAATTCTGTGAAGATCAAAGGAATGCCGTGATGGTGAAGCGGGACAACGCTGTGGACCTGGTAGGGCTGCTGTCGATCGAAGGCCAGGACCTGGCCGCGACGTGGGTGAGTGAGGTCCGGGGATCGCTGGGCGGCCGCGTCAGCGCGGCGGAGCTCGAGCGCGAACTGCGTGAGCTGTACGAAGCCCTGGTGGAGGCCTTGCGGCAGGGCGCCACCGGTGTCCACTCGGAGGAGATGTCCGAGGTCCGCGCCCTGCTGACGGAACTGTCGAGGAACAGGGCCCGTCAGGGGTTCTCACCGACCGAGACCGCGATCAGCGTGTTCGCCCTGAAGAGGGTCCTCGAGCCGGTGCTCCAGGACGGCTCCGCGGCGGACATCCGCGCCTATCTCCAGCTCGGCCGAATACTGGACGGGCTGGGCCTGTTCACCATCGAGGCCTTCACACAGACGCGTGAGGAGATCATCACCGCGCAGGCCGAGCAGCTCCTGGAGCTGTCCACGCCGGTGGTCCGGCTCTGGGACGGAGTCATCGCCGTACCGCTCGTCGGGACGCTGGACTCCGCGCGGACCCAGGTGGTGATGGAGAAGCTCCTCCAGGCCCTCGTCGACACGGGCTCGGAGCAGGCGATCATCGACATCACCGGCGTTCCGGCGGTGGACACCCAGGTCGCCCAGCACCTGCTCAAGACGATCGTCGCCGCCCGCCTGATGGGCGCCGAGTGCACCGTGTCCGGCATCAGCCCGCAGATCGCGCAGACCATCGTCGCCCTGGGCATCGAGTTCGGCGACATCGTGACCAAGGCCAGCCTGGCCGACGCCCTCAAGCTGGCCCTCAGCAGGTCCGGCGTGGACCTGGTCGCCCACCAGGGGGCGCAGCGATGAGCGATCGCCTGCCGGTCCTGCGCATCGGGGACATTCTGCTGGTGTCGGTCCAGTCCGATCTGGAGGACCAGACCGTCCTGTACCTCCAGGAGGATCTGGCCGAACACATCGTGGCCAAGCCGACCCACGGTGTGGTGATCGACATCAGTGCCCTGGAGATCGTCGACTCCTTCGTGGGGCGCATGCTGGCGACGGTTGCCTCCATCTCGCGCGTGCTCGACGCGCGCACCGTGGTCGTCGGGATGCGGCCCGCCGTGGCGATCACCCTGGTGGAGCTGGGTCTTTCGCTCGGCGGCGTCAGCACGGCCCTCGACCTGGAGAAGGGCATGGCCAAGTTGCGCCGGTCCGCCAGTTCGGCCATGAGGTGATCGCGCCCTGGGTGGCGGGTGACGAGCCCGAGGTCCGTTCCGTCGCGGTCAGCGCGGACGTGGTGCGGATCCGCCAGACCATCAGGGAACTGGCGCAGCAGTGTCGGCTGTCGTTGGTCGACCAGACGAAGATGATCACCGCGGCGAGCGAGCTGGCGCGCAACACGCTCATCTACGGCGGTGGCGGCACGGTCAGCGCCGCCGTCATCAGCAGAAGCGGCAAGCGCGGTGTGGCCGCCGTCTTCGAGGACCACGGTCCCGGCATCCCCGACGTGGAGCAGGCGATGACGGACGGCTGGACGTCGGGCGGGGGACTGGGACTGGGACTCAGCGGTGCCAAACGCCTCGTCGACGACTTCGACCTGCACACCGTGCCGGGCGAGGGCACGACCGTGAGCATCATCAAGTGGGTGCGGTGAACAGCGACAGCATCGTGCAGTGCGAGGACGTCGCGTGGTTCCGGGACGGAGCCTCGCTGGCGGCCTCCGCACGCGGAGCGGCCGCCACGCTGGCCCGACGCCTGGGCCTGAGCAGTCACCGGTCGGCCGAGGTGGCCCTCGCCGTCACCGAGGCGGCCACCAACGTGCAGCGGCACGCCGTGGACGGGGCGCTGCTGCTGCGGGCGGTGCGCTCCCGTGACACGGCGGGTGTGGAGTTCCTCACCGTCGACTCCGGTCCCGGCATGGCCGACGTGGCCGCGGCCCTCACCGACGGGACCTCCAGCGCCGGCACCCTGGGCATCGGCCTGGGTGCGGTCTCGCGCCTCGCCGACGACTTCGACCTGCATTCCATTCCCGGCCGCGGAACGGTGATGGCCGCCCGCTTCTGGCCCCGTGAGGCGGACGGTGACGCCGCTCTGTCGGTCAGGTCCCCGGCGGCCGGCGTGACCCGGCCCATCAGCGGTGAGACCGTGTGCGGGGACGCGTGGGCCGTGCGCACCGCCGCACCCGCCGACGGCGGATTCCGCCCCGCGCTCGTGCTCATGGTCTGCGACGGGCTGGGCCACGGCCCGCTCGCCGCCCGTGCGAGCCAGGCGGCGGTCAAGGCCTTCCACGCCGCGCGCGATCTCAGTCCGGAGGGCGTTCTGGAGGCCGTCCACCGTGCCTTGCAGGGCACGCGCGGCGGCGCTGTCGCCGTGGCACGGATCGAGCCCGGGACGAAGCGGCTGCTGTACTGCGGCATCGGCAACGTAAGCGGATTCCTCGTGTCGGACGACGGGCGCAAGGCCCTGCTGTCCGCCCCCGGGATCGTCGGCGCGCACATGCGGCGGCTGCGCACGTTCGACGAACCCCTCCCCGAGCACGGCGCCCTCGTCATGCACTCCGACGGGCTGACCGAACGCTGGGACCAGCGCACGCTGCCGGGTCTGCTGCACCACTCCTCCCTCGTCATGGCCGCACACCTGCTCCGCGAAGCGGGCGTGCGCCGGGACGACGCCGGAGTCGTCGTCCTCAAGGACGCATGGTGATCGACGATGAGCAGGGCGAACGTGTCGACCGGACCCTCTGAACCGGGCATGCCCGGCGGCGCGACACCGGCCGTCGACACGGTGGCGACCTTCTCCCTGACCTCGGCCCAGGACGTGTTCGGGCTGCGGCGCCATGCCCAGCAGGCCGCGGCGGCGGTGGCCCTGGACCGGCAGGACCAGGTCCGCCTCGCCACCGCCCTGAGCGAAGTCGGACGCGACCGGATCAGGAGCGAGGAGCTGAAAGTCTCCTTCGCCCTCAGCCCCGGGCAGCCGGCTTCCCTGCTGGTCACGTTCTCCTGGCGCGGCGGTCCGCCGCCCTCCCGGGAGACCCTCGACCTGGCCGCCAAACTCGTCTCCGTCGCCTGCGAGACAGGGCCGCACGCCGGCCGCATCGTCATCACCCAGCCGCTTCCCGCGCCGGGGCCGCAGCCGGCCGACCGGCACGCCCGCCTGGCGCACGTGCTCAAGGGCGACACCCCCTCCACCGAGGCGGACGACCTGCGCGCGCAGACCCGCGACCTGATCGCCGCGTTGGAGGAGACACGCGCCCAGCGGGAGGAACTGCGCCGACTCAACGAGGAGTTGGAAGAGACCAACCGGGGCGTCCTCGCCCTGTACTCCGAACTGACGCGGGAACTGGAGACGACCAACAGCGGCGTACTGGCCCTGCACTCGGAACTGGACGACAAGCGCCAGCAGTTGCAGGACGCGAGCGAGGCCAAGACCCGGTTCTGGACCAACATCAGCCACGAACTGCGCACCCCGGTGAACGCCGTGGTCGCGCTGTCGGCGCTGATGCTGGCACCCAGTTCCCCGCCCCTCACCGAAGAACAGCGAGAGCAGGCCGAACTCATCGCCTCCTCCGGCGGCACCCTGCTCGCGCTCGTCACGGACCTCCTCGACGTCGCCAAGGCCGAGGCAGGGCACCTCGACATCCACCCGGTCCCGGTGGACCTGCGGCTGCTCGTCGCCCATCTCAGCAGCCTCCTGCGCAGCGGATACGGCCGCAGCGAGGTCGCCCTCGTCACCCCCGACCTGGAGCAACCGCCGCTGCTGGTGACCGACGAGACGCTGCTCATACGCATTCTGCGCAACCTGCTCTCCAACGCCATGAAGTTCACCGAGCGCGGCGAAGTGCGCCTGGACGTCACCGCCGACCCCGAACCGTCCGCGCCCGCGGTCCTGTTCACCGTCACCGACACCGGCGTGGGCATCCCGCCCGACGAGATCGACCGCGTCTTCGAGGCGTTCTACCAGGTACGAGGCCCGCACCAGGCAGGCCGGTCCGGCACCGGCCTCGGGCTGCCGTACGCCCGTACCCTCGCCGAACTCCTCGGCGGCTCCCTCACCCTGACCAGCGTAGAAGGCGTCGGCACGCGGGTGCTGGTACGCATCCCGGACCTGGGCCACGCCCACCCGAAGGAAACGGAAGTCGAAGGGACCCACCGTGACCGATAGACCCCACGACGTCCCGCCCGCGACCGTCCTCGTCATCGACGACAACGACTCCAACCGCTACGTCCTGACCAGTTGGCTCCAACGCGCCGGGCACCTCGTCAGTGCCGCAGCCACCGGCGCACAGGGCCTCACGCTCGTGGACGTTCCCCCCGCCGCGCTGCCCGACATCGCCATCATCGACGTCTGTCTGCCCGACATGAGCGGCTTCGAGGTCAGCGAACGCCTCAAGGACGACCCGCGCACCGCCCACATCCCCGTCATCCAGATCTCCGCCGCGGCCGTCAGCCCGGACGATCACGCCGAAGGGCTGAGGCGCGGCGCGGACGCCTACCTCGAC is part of the Streptomyces asoensis genome and harbors:
- the fdhF gene encoding formate dehydrogenase subunit alpha — its product is MTGGDIEVEVDGRSVAVPEGVPLLTAVRVAGVELPALCSDDRLSPAGSCRTCLVRADGAVVAACVTPAVSGMRIEAAADYLWHLRRDTVELIAGALPPRALTAENPGELAELCRSLGIGPDAAQAGGGRGVDHSHPYVHLDRDLCIACGRCVRMCAEVQGTFALTLTGRGADTVVAPGNGGPWAQSDCVSCGGCVDTCPTGALTEAGRGRGLTSGHRRAATRTTCGYCGVGCALDVVTSDGEVTAVLPARDGPVNQGHACVKGRFAHGYLTSPERLAQPLLRRDGRLEPVPWEEAIGQVARGLRAAVTGGGADCVAAISSARATNEENYLVQKFMRTVVGTNNIDNCSRLCHSPSAAGLTASLGLSGGTDSFDDVEQSDCLLVVGANPVEAHPVVGARLLRRVLHGGAGLIVADPRAVGLALHADAHLRPRPGTNVALFHGLAHILLAEGLADEDFLRERATGLPELTALLEDYPPDRVSAITGVPAEDLVAAARLYGRAERPAIVYGLGVTEHLHGTDGVRSLANLAILRGAVGTDRGYGINPLRGQNNVQGASDMGALPDLLPGYGKVTDPGARSRAEAVWGGRVPDRPGLRIPDMFAAARAGELRALWIIGEDVCATDPDSDRVAEALRACPLVVCNELFLSETARHCDVVLPATSWLEKDGTFVNFDRRFQRVRPAVPAPGETRSDFDIVRAVAAAMGTDLGCPTPAHALSECGRVAPMFAGLSHERLDREGAVPWPCPHPGHPGESKLYAERFATPDGLAHLTTAPYLPPGEQPDADFPLLLVTGRRWAHYNSGSMTRRGGNLALDPVDHLDLHPDDAARYAVRNGARLIVESRHGRARLIARVGEQTSPGQVFSSFHFPASGVNRLTSDHADTVTSCPEYKVTAVRIEVDPRG
- a CDS encoding NAD(P)H-dependent oxidoreductase subunit E, yielding MVTEGPAERYDAFQALADRRGRPGRRLMESLARARTLTADDPETWAPAVAADTGLPAAAALGPAGYYADFAAPHGRRHVRVCTATACFAARAGAHPTEVEHELGVTVGEASPDGGISLQAVRCLGYCYAAPAALDGDAPRAGPELAGQLAGRALPRAPVIPAADATGDPVLLGGTVAGEPPWQVWPRVVTAGTADEVHQEVAASGLRGRGGAGFRVAAKWEAAGRAHGTVVVANGDEGDPGSYADRLLMEAEPERVLEGLALACFACRAGQGVVLVRSEYPLALARMRQAVVQAYTDGHFGRSVHGTDTALDVEVVQGAGSYVAGEETALIASLEGGRGCARPRPPYPTRHGLWGAPTVVNNVETLASLPWIVSRGGETYARRGVREETGTKLVCLSERFARPGAYEVELGTPLRRIVMDLGGGLRDGSELVALQVGGPLGGFLTAEALDVPLTSGGLAARGAALGHAGLVAFDQRIAPHDALRHIWQFAAAESCGACSPCRVGSRRGLQLASADEPAGAEWERLGRILAEASLCAFGRRIPAAVRSLARAYGERLAGWAS
- a CDS encoding type 1 glutamine amidotransferase domain-containing protein yields the protein MKVLIVLTSHDELGDTGRKTGFWLEELAAPYYRFKEAGWEITLASPKGGQPPLDPKSNEPDSQTDDTRRFEADAEATRALADTVRLDSVEARDFDTVFYPGGHGPLWDLAEDTVSARLIETTLRSGKPVALVCHAPGVLRHTVNEDGTPLVSGKKVTGFTNSEEAGVQLTDIVPFLVEDELTKLGGLYSKTGDWQPYVLRDGLLITGQNPASSAPAADALIELVNKGGE
- a CDS encoding TetR/AcrR family transcriptional regulator; translation: MPVATRTTDTRRVILDTAQRIMARKGYSAVGINEVLAEAGVPKGSFYHYFASKDAFGEAMLKSYFADYLTDMDAVLAPSGESSAERLMAYWQQWRETQSVEECQGRCLAVKLGAEVADLSEPMRLVLKDGTSAIVDRIERTITSGLEDGSLSVDGEARDVAQALYDMWLGASVMAKIHRSPAPLDTVTAATRTFLHL
- a CDS encoding LysR family transcriptional regulator, which translates into the protein MNDLGQDLELRLVRYFTVVAAQRHFGRAAAELHVAQPALSRQIQRLERYLGTRLLDRTPQGARLTPAGQTFLPRAHALLGAAREAESAVREPALTERITIGYVEDLVITAAVRELRRRHPDALITTRHLGCHDVGALSDRRVDALIARAPLPFAAEDVSATPLYEEARMLVVPRGHPLAGRASVTAEELAGEEAAPCAFETPDWASYRVLGADVPPIESYEDKLELVASGQAIAVLPVGDRRSSLRPDLVTVPMEGAPPSQVVLVSREGDPNPMIRRLRLAAEAVMTPAPAA
- a CDS encoding NADP-dependent oxidoreductase, whose translation is MKAIQIHEAGGPEMLRYEEVPVPGIGPGEVLVRVHAVGVNPPDWYLREGLKVMPAELRPALQFPLIPGTDLSGVVEAIAPDVRGFAVGDEVFGMLRFPGFDGRTYAEYVAAPAADLAHKPTGLTHVEAAGAPMALLTAWQYLVDLGHEVPSPFTGRVHRPVPITPDTTVLVNGAAGGVGHFAVQLAKWKGAHVIAVASGRHEQFLRKLGADEFVDYTTTRAADVVSGVDLVIDAVGGPDSARFLTVLERGGTMLPVFFAEYDPHETARLGITVSNIQVRSDGAQLAGIGRLFDEGTLQVGVDSTYALAEAGAAHARAARGHIQGKIVLTAVS
- a CDS encoding STAS domain-containing protein, whose translation is MVKRDNAVDLVGLLSIEGQDLAATWVSEVRGSLGGRVSAAELERELRELYEALVEALRQGATGVHSEEMSEVRALLTELSRNRARQGFSPTETAISVFALKRVLEPVLQDGSAADIRAYLQLGRILDGLGLFTIEAFTQTREEIITAQAEQLLELSTPVVRLWDGVIAVPLVGTLDSARTQVVMEKLLQALVDTGSEQAIIDITGVPAVDTQVAQHLLKTIVAARLMGAECTVSGISPQIAQTIVALGIEFGDIVTKASLADALKLALSRSGVDLVAHQGAQR
- a CDS encoding STAS domain-containing protein, producing MSDRLPVLRIGDILLVSVQSDLEDQTVLYLQEDLAEHIVAKPTHGVVIDISALEIVDSFVGRMLATVASISRVLDARTVVVGMRPAVAITLVELGLSLGGVSTALDLEKGMAKLRRSASSAMR
- a CDS encoding anti-sigma regulatory factor, with the protein product MIAPWVAGDEPEVRSVAVSADVVRIRQTIRELAQQCRLSLVDQTKMITAASELARNTLIYGGGGTVSAAVISRSGKRGVAAVFEDHGPGIPDVEQAMTDGWTSGGGLGLGLSGAKRLVDDFDLHTVPGEGTTVSIIKWVR